In Capsicum annuum cultivar UCD-10X-F1 chromosome 11, UCD10Xv1.1, whole genome shotgun sequence, one genomic interval encodes:
- the LOC107846963 gene encoding glutathione S-transferase U18 gives MATKGVKLLGVWASGYVNRVEMALKTKSIKYEFIQDNLLYKSELLLKANPVYKKVPILFHDEKPICESLVILQYIDEAWSNGPCILPSDPYDRAIARFWASYVDQKWFPLVLDLLNTEGKTAKAALLEKMSEASVLLEEAFIKISKGKSFFGGDRIGHLDIVLGSTLGWVKANEIMNEMKILDERKMPSLAEWDERFCSDKVLKDIIQQPEKLVEIFREFREIKKAASN, from the exons ATGGCAACAAAAGGTGTAAAGCTTCTAGGTGTATGGGCGAGCGGCTACGTGAATCGGGTTGAGATGGCCCTTAAAACAAAGTCTATTAAGTATGAGTTTATACAAGATAATTTGTTATACAAAAGTGAGCTGCTCCTCAAAGCCAACCCTGTTTACAAGAAAGTCCCAATCCTGTTCCACGATGAAAAACCTATCTGTGAGTCCCTTGTCATCCTTCAGTACATCGATGAAGCTTGGTCAAATGGTCCCTGCATTCTTCCTTCTGATCCCTATGATCGTGCCATAGCACGGTTTTGGGCAAGCTATGTAGATCAAAAG TGGTTTCCGCTGGTTCTGGATCTTTTGAACACGGAAGGGAAGACAGCAAAGGCAGCTTTGCTGGAGAAAATGTCTGAAGCGAGTGTGCTGCTGGAGGAAGCTTTTATCAAGATCAGCAAAGGTAAATCTTTCTTTGGTGGAGATAGAATTGGTCACCTTGATATTGTTCTTGGTAGTACACTTGGATGGGTGAAGGCGAACGAGATAATGAATGAAATGAAGATACTAGATGAAAGAAAGATGCCTAGTCTAGCAGAATGGGATGAGAGATTTTGCTCAGACAAAGTCTTAAAGGATATCATTCAACAGCCTGAGAAACTTGTAGAAATTTTTCGCGAGTTTCGCGAGATAAAGAAAgctgcctcaaattaa